The following coding sequences lie in one Paroedura picta isolate Pp20150507F chromosome 10, Ppicta_v3.0, whole genome shotgun sequence genomic window:
- the LOC143820040 gene encoding G-protein coupled receptor 151 protein-like, translating into MNSSRGGWPGAPASSSSGALLPSVLAALGVGGLAGNALLAAVLAREVRRGRGGPAEALLLLNVCAADVLLALACLPPRLAAYARRSGPPGATAAACRAAAWLLPACLGAKSLSWAALGRARLRLARSPSDWSVGRLAAGLGALWAWALLLPLPLLLFSRPAGGPLGQPARCAFRPPADAAAFADVFGLLYPLAAFVAPAAFSWAGYGRALRLETGRKARPAAAGRPSPRSPGALLGLCLLFQASWLPAWVAWLWERRSAPGAGPPPPALAALADVLVFLDAACPPAVLAAASGDFRRRLRSLCRGLPCCARRKEAPAPAEAAQALQELPRDAPADKVLPDVEHFWKDRSNTADGEESDPVPWEHQAQP; encoded by the coding sequence ATGAACAGCTCTCGGGGCGGCTGGCCGGGGGCTCCGGCGTCGTCGTCGTCGGGGGCGCTGCTGCCGTCGGTGCTGGCGGCGCTGGGCGTGGGGGGCCTGGCGGGCAACGCGTTGCTGGCGGCCGTGCTGGCGCGCGAGGTGCGGCGGGGCCGGGGCGGTCCGGCCGAggcgctgctgctgctcaacGTGTGCGCGGCCGACGTGCTGCTGGCGCTGGCCTGCCTGCCGCCGCGCCTGGCCGCCTATGCACGCCGCTCGGGGCCCCCGGgagccaccgccgccgcctgccgcGCCGCCGCCTGGCTGCTGCCCGCCTGCCTGGGCGCCAAGAGCCTGAGCTGGGCGGCGCTGGGCCGGGCCCGCCTGCGCCTCGCCCGCTCGCCGTCGGACTGGAGCGTGGGGCGCCTGGCGGCGGGGCTGGGCGCGCTGTGGGCGTGGGCGCTGctcctgccgctgccgctgctgctcttCTCGCGGCCCGCGGGCGGACCCCTCGGCCAGCCGGCCCGCTGCGCCTTCCGCCCGCCCGCCGACGCCGCCGCCTTCGCCGACGTGTTCGGCCTGCTCTACCCGCTGGCCGCCTTCGTGGCGCCCGCCGCCTTCTCGTGGGCCGGCTACGGCCGAGCGCTGCGCCTCGAGACCGGCAGGAAGGCGCGGCCGGCGGCGGCCGGACGGCCGAGCCCGCGGAGCCCCGGCGCCCTGCTGGGCCTGTGCCTGCTCTTCCAGGCCTCGTGGCTGCCGGCGTGGGTGGCGTGGCTGTGGGAGAGGCGCTCCGCCCCGGGCGCGGGACCCCCGCCGCCCGCCCTGGCCGCCCTGGCCGACGTGCTGGTCTTCCTCGACGCCGCCTGCCCGCCGGCCGTCCTCGCCGCCGCCTCGGGGGACTTCCGACGCCGCCTGCGGAGCCTGTGCCGGGGCCTGCCCTGCTGCGCCCGACGGAAGGAGGCCCCCGCGCCGGCCGAGGCCGCCCAGGCCCTGCAAGAGCTGCCGCGGGACGCGCCCGCCGACAAAGTCCTCCCGGACGTGGAACACTTTTGGAAGGACCGCAGCAACACCGCCGACGGCGAGGAGAGCGACCCGGTCCCCTGGGAACACCAGGCACAGCCCTGA